A stretch of the Osmerus mordax isolate fOsmMor3 chromosome 12, fOsmMor3.pri, whole genome shotgun sequence genome encodes the following:
- the ubl3b gene encoding ubiquitin-like protein 3b, with amino-acid sequence MSTQRDLDMVNLRLILVSGKTQDFTFSPNDSATDIAKHVFDNWPLGWEEEQVSSPSILRLIFQGRFLHGNVTLGALKLPPGRTTVMHLVARETLPEPNSHGQRNREKTTESNCCLLL; translated from the exons ATGAGCACTCAAAGGGACCTAGATATG GTGAATCTTCGTCTGATCTTGGTGAGTGGTAAGACACAAgatttcactttctctcccaaCGACTCGGCCACTGACATCGCCAAGCACGTCTTTGATAACTGGCCCTTGG gatgggaggaggagcaggtgagCAGCCCCAGTATCCTGCGCCTCATCTTCCAGGGGCGCTTCCTGCATGGCAATGTCACCCTGGGAG CTTTAAAGCTGCCCCCTGGCCGAACAACTGTCATGCACTTGGTTGCCAGGGAGACGCTGCCAGAGCCCAACTCTCATG gtcagaggaacagagagaagacCACCGAGAGCAATTGCTGTCTGCTCTTGTAA
- the slc7a3b gene encoding cationic amino acid transporter 3 has protein sequence MLQKKLVSFGKMLLRRRELDCSQEETRFARCLTTLDLIALGVGATLGAGVYVLAGEVAREKAGPAIVLCFLIAALSSVLAGLCYAEFGARVPKTGSAYMYSYVTVGEVWAFITGWNLILSYVIGTASVARAWSSTFDNLVGQAISKFFKEFMSMNVPGKVLADYPDLFALLLVLSLTGLLAFGVSESALVNKIFTGINLVVLGFVIISGLVKGDRANWNLTQEDFINSTNISDPERIQRQFGTGGFAPFGFSGILSGAATCFYAFVGFDCIATTSEEAKNPMRSIPIGIVASLLICFFAYFGVSAALTLMMPYYLLNTQSPLPEAFSYIHWDPARYIVAVGSLCALSTSLLGSMFPMPRVIYAMAEDGLLFRFLSRMNVRTKTPLLATIVSGIVAALMAFLFDLAALVDLMSIGTLLAYTLVAVCVLILRYQPGSLSISGPSQKLVDLAGPEKAAMVEGDSGDDFSNEGLETRPLRERFTYKMLLLPSCDIPTKTSGLIVYVTTAVVSVLFTVLCVVLAVWGEWVVEGRPVWVTIAAVLSFSSLVCVVIIWRQPQSREALTFKVPLLPVLPLVSIFVNIYLMMQLDGTTWIRFAVWMAIGFVIYFGYGIRNSSEASQNSGKFEPVHRSKSPIYLADDDSEVEGMTP, from the exons ATGCTTCAGAAGAAACTGGTTTCCTTTGGGAAGATGCTGCTCCGCCGCCGGGAGCTGGACTGCAGCCAGGAGGAGACTCGCTTCGCCCGCTGCCTGACAACACTAGACCTGATAGCCCTGGGGGTTGGTGCCACGCTGGGCGCTGGCGTCTACGTCCTGGCAGGGGAGGTGGCCCGGGAAAAGGCCGGACCCGCCATTGTGCTCTGTTTTCTCATCGCTGCGCTCTCCTCAGTCCTGGCTGGCTTGTGCTATGCTGAGTTTGGTGCCAGAGTCCCTAAAACAGGTTCTGCCTACATGTACAGCTATGTGACAGTGGGCGAGGTCTGGGCCTTCATCACTGGCTGGAACCTCATCCTGTCCTATGTCATAG GCACAGCAAGTGTGGCGCGAGCTTGGAGCTCGACCTTTGATAACCTGGTTGGGCAGGCCATCTCAAAGTTCTTTAAAGAGTTTATGTCCATGAATGTTCCTGGGAAGGTCCTTGCAGACTACCCAGACCTCTTTGCTCTCCTGCTGGTGTTGTCGCTCACTG GCCTGCTGGCGTTTGGCGTGAGCGAGTCTGCTCTTGTGAACAAGATCTTCACAGGGATCAACCTGGTGGTGCTCGGCTTCGTCATCATCTCAGGCCTGGTGAAGGGAGACCGGGCCAACTGGAACCTTACACAAGAGGACTTCATCAACTCCACCAATATCAGTGATCCTGA GCGCATCCAGCGGCAGTTTGGCACCGGGGGCTTTGCACCGTTTGGCTTCAGCGGAATCCTCTCTGGTGCTGCCACCTGTTTCTACGCTTTTGTGGGTTTTGACTGCATAGCCACAACAA GTGAGGAGGCAAAGAACCCCATGCGTTCCATCCCCATCGGTATAGTGGCCTCTCTGCTCATTTGCTTCTTTGCGTACTTTGGCGTGTCCGCGGCTCTCACCCTGATGATGCCATACTACCTGCTGAACACCCAGAGCCCCCTGCCGGAGGCATTCAGTTACATTCACTGGGACCCTGCCCGCTATATTGTGGCTGTGGGCTCCCTCTGTGCACTGTCCACTAG TCTGCTGGGCTCCATGTTCCCCATGCCTCGTGTGATCTACGCCATGGCTGAGGACGGCTTGCTCTTTCGCTTCCTGTCGCGCATGAATGTGAGGACCAAGACTCCTCTGCTGGCCACCATTGTGTCAGGAATTGTAGCGG CCCTTATGGCGTTCCTGTTTGACCTAGCTGCCCTGGTGGACCTGATGTCCATAGGAACTCTTCTGGCATACACACTTGTGGCTGTATGTGTGCTTATTCTCAG GTACCAGCCAGGCAGCCTGAGTATCAGCGGCCCCAGCCAGAAGCTGGTGGACCTGGCAGGGCCTGAAAAGGCAGCCATGGTTGAGGGAGACAGTGGGGACGATTTCAGCAACGAGGGCCTTGAGACCCGGCCCCTGAGAGAGAGGTTCACCTACAAGATGCTGCTGCTGCCCAGCTGTGACATCCCAACCAAGACCTCTGGCCTCATCGTATACGTCACCACTGCTGTCGTCT CTGTGCTGTTCACCgtgctgtgtgtggtcctgGCCGTGTGGGGGGAGTGGGTTGTGGAGGGCCGACCCGTTTGGGTCACAATTGCAGCagtgctctctttctcctccctcgttTGTGTGGTTATCATCTGGAGACAGCCTCAGAGCAGAGAGGCTCTTACTTTCAAG GTACCACTACTCCCAGTATTGCCATTAGTCAGTATTTTTGTCAATATCTACCTCATGATGCAACTGGATGGAACTACATGGATTCGCTTTGCAGTGTGGATGGCAATAG GTTTCGTCATATATTTTGGTTATGGCATCAGGAACAGTTCAGAAGCAAGTCAGAACTCTGGAAAGTTTGAGCCGGTTCACCGATCCAAGAGTCCCATCTATCTTGCAGATGATGACAGTGAGGTGGAGGGCATGACGCCCTAG